Proteins co-encoded in one Paraburkholderia terrae genomic window:
- a CDS encoding DMT family transporter: MRVPPYALLGIAIVAEVIATSALRASEGFTRLVPALVVLLGYGISFYCLSLTLKSLPVGIVYAIWSGVGIVLITLVAIVMYRQVPDLAAVAGLSLIVAGVVVLNLFSKMQAH; encoded by the coding sequence ATGCGTGTGCCGCCCTATGCACTGCTCGGCATCGCCATCGTCGCCGAAGTGATCGCGACCTCGGCGCTGCGCGCGTCGGAAGGCTTCACGCGGCTCGTGCCCGCGCTCGTCGTGCTGCTCGGCTACGGCATTTCGTTTTACTGCCTGTCGCTCACGCTGAAGAGCCTGCCCGTCGGCATCGTGTATGCGATCTGGTCCGGCGTTGGGATCGTGCTGATCACGCTGGTCGCGATCGTGATGTATCGGCAGGTGCCGGATCTTGCGGCTGTCGCGGGCTTGAGCCTGATCGTCGCTGGTGTCGTCGTGCTCAACCTGTTCTCGAAGATGCAGGCGCACTGA